The proteins below are encoded in one region of Paenibacillus albus:
- a CDS encoding DUF4190 domain-containing protein: MERESEGHNLHSPHDDTSTNPLYHPDMNAYNEEYAAEIAVPRSVNSFYPNQDRYPSTEQVRLTNEAVRETRSAGRATGWAGFIIAILSWIVWPVLLGATAIVLGFIAYRQGARGLGVWSITLGFIAAAAYLVLVPIYYAIT, translated from the coding sequence ATGGAGCGTGAATCGGAAGGGCATAATTTGCACAGTCCGCATGATGACACATCAACGAATCCTTTGTACCATCCTGACATGAATGCGTATAACGAAGAATATGCTGCTGAGATCGCAGTGCCGCGTTCCGTCAATAGCTTCTATCCCAATCAGGACCGATATCCAAGTACTGAGCAGGTAAGGCTGACGAACGAAGCCGTGCGTGAGACCAGATCTGCCGGCCGGGCAACCGGATGGGCAGGATTCATTATCGCAATACTTTCATGGATTGTATGGCCTGTCTTGCTTGGCGCTACAGCAATTGTTCTTGGTTTTATCGCTTACCGGCAAGGTGCGAGAGGACTCGGCGTTTGGTCGATTACGCTGGGATTCATCGCAGCTGCAGCTTACTTGGTCCTCGTTCCCATTTATTATGCGATAACGTAG
- a CDS encoding lytic transglycosylase domain-containing protein — protein sequence MSIDPRIMKSLLQLQLMPSLDLNGNDNVLSATTGTDGSSMFDSLLQQYMAGGSGTTANGLNGDISSALGSLSLGALGSIAPMITNAEGVDNDSAGSKPSDYEAIINDAAAKYGIDPSLIKGVIHTESSFNPNAESSAGAKGLMQLMDGTARGLGVSNSFDPEQNIEGGTRFLAYLMRKYDGNVQSALAAYNAGPGRVDRSGITGSANFDDLAHLLPKETQRYVTKVMNATDQFSI from the coding sequence ATGAGCATTGATCCGCGCATTATGAAGTCACTGCTCCAGCTGCAGCTTATGCCCAGCCTGGACTTGAACGGAAATGACAACGTGCTGTCTGCAACAACCGGAACAGACGGATCGTCCATGTTTGATTCTTTGCTGCAACAATATATGGCTGGTGGCTCGGGTACGACGGCGAATGGCTTGAACGGAGACATCTCCTCAGCTCTTGGATCGCTTTCTCTTGGCGCACTCGGCAGCATTGCACCGATGATCACGAATGCAGAAGGCGTCGACAACGACTCCGCGGGAAGCAAGCCATCCGATTATGAAGCTATTATTAACGATGCAGCAGCCAAATACGGCATAGATCCTTCGCTTATTAAAGGCGTTATACATACGGAGTCTTCTTTTAACCCGAATGCAGAATCTTCCGCAGGGGCTAAAGGGCTTATGCAGCTCATGGACGGAACGGCTCGTGGACTTGGCGTCAGCAACTCCTTCGACCCGGAGCAGAACATCGAAGGCGGCACGCGCTTCCTAGCTTATCTGATGCGCAAGTACGACGGCAATGTGCAATCTGCGCTTGCGGCTTATAATGCAGGGCCGGGTCGCGTCGATCGCTCGGGAATTACAGGCAGTGCGAATTTCGACGATTTGGCACATCTGCTTCCGAAGGAGACGCAGCGCTACGTTACGAAAGTCATGAACGCGACGGACCAATTTTCCATTTAG
- a CDS encoding Nif3-like dinuclear metal center hexameric protein has protein sequence MFANGQTVVQLLEQLAPKHIAMENDKIGLQLGTLQKEVSKVLIALDVTDEVVDEAIALGAQLIIAHHAIIYRPLAKLDTSTPAGKLYEKLIKNDIAVYIAHTNLDVADGGINDWMADMLGIPAEGRSSLEDVHTDKLYKLVVFVPKSHHEQVLQAIWNAGAGQIGGYSQCSFNIDGISTFKPGDSAKPFIGEQGKQERVEEVRIETVVPHSVHRRVVQALLKAHPYEEVAFDLYPVELKGRVFGLGRVGKLAAAVKLRDLAVKAKEAFDVPALRVVGDLNRDVRKIAVLGGAGSRYVRHALFAGADVLVTGDIDYHTAHDAAQAGLAIIDPGHNIEKLMKPRLASWLQGELQQRKYATEAIASTLNTEPFQFL, from the coding sequence ATGTTTGCGAACGGCCAAACCGTTGTCCAGCTCCTAGAACAGCTTGCTCCGAAGCATATCGCGATGGAGAATGATAAGATTGGCTTGCAGCTCGGAACCTTGCAGAAGGAAGTCAGCAAGGTGCTCATTGCACTCGACGTAACAGATGAGGTAGTCGATGAGGCGATTGCTCTCGGCGCCCAGCTGATTATCGCGCATCATGCCATTATCTATCGTCCGCTAGCGAAGCTAGATACTTCGACTCCTGCCGGAAAGCTATATGAGAAGCTGATTAAGAACGACATTGCGGTCTACATCGCACATACGAACCTTGACGTTGCAGATGGCGGGATAAACGATTGGATGGCAGATATGCTGGGGATTCCGGCTGAGGGTCGTTCATCGCTTGAGGATGTGCATACGGACAAGCTGTATAAGCTTGTCGTCTTCGTTCCGAAGAGCCATCATGAGCAAGTGCTGCAAGCGATTTGGAACGCTGGAGCCGGCCAAATCGGCGGCTACAGCCAGTGCAGCTTCAATATCGACGGCATCAGCACCTTCAAGCCAGGCGACAGCGCGAAGCCTTTCATTGGCGAGCAAGGCAAGCAGGAGCGGGTCGAAGAAGTACGTATCGAAACGGTTGTGCCGCACAGCGTACACCGAAGAGTCGTACAGGCGCTGCTGAAGGCACATCCTTACGAAGAGGTTGCTTTTGACCTCTATCCGGTTGAATTGAAGGGCCGTGTATTCGGCCTTGGACGTGTCGGCAAGCTAGCGGCAGCAGTGAAGCTGCGGGATCTCGCCGTGAAGGCAAAGGAAGCGTTCGACGTTCCTGCGCTTCGCGTCGTTGGAGATTTGAACCGGGATGTACGCAAAATCGCGGTGCTTGGCGGGGCTGGCAGCAGATATGTGCGTCATGCTTTATTTGCAGGCGCAGATGTGCTCGTAACCGGCGATATCGACTATCATACGGCTCATGATGCTGCGCAAGCTGGCCTTGCGATCATTGATCCGGGCCATAATATCGAGAAGCTGATGAAACCGCGGCTTGCGAGTTGGCTGCAAGGTGAATTGCAGCAGCGCAAGTATGCAACGGAAGCGATTGCGTCGACGCTGAACACAGAACCTTTTCAATTCCTATAA
- a CDS encoding S8 family peptidase has translation MTRRKWIGWFAVLAALALIIPLTPWFSGPDVTTKEKKSELRTMSVHKEKQMKLQTVQRDMEATALLCRSECAKNFQKLIMHEASTTTNQAHLKHLMGMHKQMIFVWWRHQGQSITEGTKPNQTELVKPLALAKEHVLRGQAYASAPIQTSGHRYMVIGEPDERDKGDGIVGILLQDIVTHVESHQRRNMRLVPYPAEGKYKIESVKPNSTQDITVKTGEDNGNASHYHQNEVVVKFRQEPTVDDLARIKLDITALTVKKLGYTYVFRSRVMEAEDMIRYFNNTWHVVYAEPHYLYMTNDVSTSSSSGIIPNDALYSEYQWNLPVIETEKGWNVSKGSNNVLIGVLDTGVQMDHPDLKGKLEKGTNLVAADSPPEDDVGHGTHVSGIIAAAVNNGEGVAGLTWYNKVLPVKVLDSSGAGSTYTVAEGVIWATDHGAKVINMSLGNYAEAAFLHDAIKYAYDHDVVLVAASGNDNTERPGYPAAYQEVFAVASTNSDGTRSPFSNYGDYIDVAAPGMSIASTYPGSQYAALSGTSMASPHVAALAGLIRSINPDLTNVEVMDIMRKTAKDLGNKGKDKYFGSGQIDIVRALQAAQQSKLSLQQFPALVERRLAQIASQYE, from the coding sequence ATGACGCGACGGAAGTGGATCGGCTGGTTTGCCGTACTGGCAGCTCTTGCCCTGATCATACCGCTAACCCCTTGGTTCAGCGGTCCAGATGTGACAACGAAAGAGAAAAAGTCCGAGCTGCGAACGATGTCGGTGCACAAGGAAAAACAGATGAAGCTCCAAACGGTGCAGCGGGATATGGAAGCAACAGCTCTGCTTTGCAGATCGGAGTGTGCGAAAAACTTCCAAAAGCTGATCATGCACGAAGCTTCAACTACAACGAATCAAGCTCATTTAAAGCATTTGATGGGCATGCATAAACAGATGATTTTTGTTTGGTGGCGCCATCAGGGGCAATCCATTACGGAAGGCACCAAGCCGAACCAAACAGAGCTCGTTAAGCCGCTTGCACTAGCCAAGGAGCATGTACTGCGAGGACAAGCCTATGCTTCTGCGCCGATTCAAACAAGCGGTCATCGATATATGGTCATCGGCGAGCCAGACGAGCGAGATAAAGGCGATGGTATTGTCGGCATTTTGCTGCAAGATATTGTGACCCATGTTGAAAGCCATCAACGCCGCAACATGCGGCTCGTCCCTTACCCTGCTGAAGGCAAATACAAGATCGAATCCGTAAAGCCGAATTCGACGCAAGATATTACGGTGAAAACAGGTGAAGATAACGGCAACGCCAGCCATTATCACCAGAACGAAGTGGTTGTTAAATTCCGTCAAGAGCCTACGGTAGACGACCTTGCACGGATTAAGCTGGACATTACTGCTTTGACGGTGAAGAAGCTTGGCTACACCTATGTGTTCCGCTCGCGTGTTATGGAAGCTGAGGACATGATCCGGTATTTCAACAATACATGGCATGTGGTATATGCTGAGCCACACTATCTGTATATGACTAACGATGTCTCAACTTCGAGCAGCTCCGGCATTATCCCGAACGATGCGCTTTACTCGGAGTATCAATGGAACCTGCCGGTCATTGAGACTGAGAAGGGCTGGAATGTATCCAAAGGAAGCAATAACGTTCTCATCGGTGTGCTGGATACAGGTGTGCAGATGGATCATCCGGATTTGAAAGGAAAGCTTGAGAAAGGCACCAATCTGGTCGCCGCGGATAGCCCGCCGGAAGACGACGTCGGCCATGGCACGCACGTCTCCGGCATTATCGCAGCTGCCGTTAATAACGGTGAAGGAGTCGCAGGGCTGACTTGGTACAACAAAGTACTTCCGGTCAAAGTGCTTGACAGCAGCGGTGCAGGCTCCACGTATACGGTGGCGGAAGGCGTCATCTGGGCGACCGATCACGGCGCCAAAGTCATCAATATGAGCCTTGGCAACTATGCAGAAGCGGCATTCCTGCATGATGCGATTAAGTATGCTTACGATCATGACGTTGTTCTCGTCGCGGCAAGCGGCAATGACAACACAGAACGTCCTGGCTATCCTGCTGCCTATCAGGAAGTGTTCGCAGTCGCTTCGACGAACTCTGATGGGACAAGATCGCCTTTCTCGAACTACGGCGATTATATCGACGTCGCTGCTCCTGGCATGAGCATCGCCAGCACATATCCAGGCAGCCAATATGCGGCGCTCTCCGGCACTTCGATGGCAAGTCCGCATGTCGCAGCGCTCGCGGGGCTGATTCGCTCCATCAATCCGGACCTTACGAATGTTGAGGTAATGGACATTATGCGCAAAACTGCGAAGGATCTCGGTAACAAAGGGAAAGACAAATATTTTGGCAGCGGGCAAATTGATATCGTTCGCGCCCTTCAAGCCGCACAGCAATCCAAGCTTTCCTTGCAGCAGTTCCCAGCTCTCGTGGAACGCAGACTCGCTCAAATTGCAAGCCAGTACGAATAA
- a CDS encoding tRNA (adenine(22)-N(1))-methyltransferase has protein sequence MIKLSKRLKQIADYVSKGSRVADIGSDHALLPVYLLQSGTCPSAIAGELNTGPFQAAKRQTAEAGLTKAIEVRQGDGLAVLAPGEADTVTIAGMGGALMADILETGRQAGKLDGVKELVLQPNVGEEIVRKWLSRHGYVLQNETILEEDGRIYEVLHARHGAHSMDGNSIENVYDAAFLAANLSDEAKREWLYRMGPYLLRSNEELLHNKWQHEHGKLARISKQMEQSDLAESREKQAQLKQEMDTIQEVLSCLRTAKPLSSS, from the coding sequence ATGATTAAATTGTCCAAACGATTAAAGCAAATTGCTGATTATGTTTCTAAAGGTTCGCGTGTCGCAGACATCGGCTCAGACCATGCGTTGCTTCCCGTCTACTTGCTTCAAAGCGGTACTTGTCCGTCTGCCATCGCAGGCGAGCTGAATACGGGGCCGTTTCAAGCAGCTAAGCGTCAAACGGCTGAGGCGGGGCTGACGAAAGCGATTGAGGTTCGCCAAGGCGATGGTCTAGCTGTACTGGCTCCAGGCGAAGCAGATACCGTGACGATCGCCGGGATGGGCGGCGCGCTAATGGCTGATATCCTTGAGACTGGCCGTCAAGCGGGCAAGCTCGATGGGGTTAAAGAGCTGGTGCTTCAGCCGAATGTCGGCGAAGAGATCGTGCGCAAATGGCTTTCAAGACATGGGTATGTGCTGCAGAACGAAACAATTCTTGAAGAGGATGGGCGTATCTATGAAGTGCTGCATGCAAGGCATGGTGCACATAGCATGGATGGCAATTCTATTGAGAATGTCTACGACGCAGCGTTCTTAGCGGCTAATCTGTCCGATGAGGCGAAGCGCGAGTGGCTCTATCGGATGGGACCGTATTTGCTTCGCAGCAACGAAGAGCTGCTTCATAATAAGTGGCAGCACGAGCATGGCAAACTTGCACGGATCTCCAAACAGATGGAGCAGTCGGATCTAGCTGAATCCCGTGAGAAGCAGGCACAACTGAAGCAAGAGATGGATACGATTCAGGAGGTGCTGTCATGTTTGCGAACGGCCAAACCGTTGTCCAGCTCCTAG
- a CDS encoding DUF1540 domain-containing protein, translated as MPKGVSCSVANCSFWKDGNQCGANKIEVDIDSHATAHFGAEFAQEGFGGEHQDSAKSSASTCCHTFKPKE; from the coding sequence ATGCCGAAGGGCGTAAGCTGCAGCGTTGCTAACTGTTCATTCTGGAAAGACGGAAACCAATGCGGCGCAAACAAAATCGAAGTCGACATCGATAGCCACGCAACTGCTCATTTTGGTGCTGAATTTGCTCAGGAAGGCTTTGGCGGGGAGCATCAAGACTCCGCAAAGTCGAGTGCTTCGACATGCTGTCATACGTTTAAACCGAAGGAGTGA
- a CDS encoding YpuI family protein, protein MPATNVKAISESTREKLKLAVGHLETFLNQYAVPQLTSEDQGSDSELFYKGLLADLRHMLVFSEVAYEKLGVALRRPNFDTDFAERGLYDVYHQCVNAFFYPKNECYSEDGRYAYTGQDAIRFRKKPIRAARDIVLTISKIFEELRDDLSYYESDYMTQRRMQGQK, encoded by the coding sequence ATGCCTGCGACTAACGTAAAAGCGATTAGCGAGTCAACAAGAGAAAAACTAAAACTTGCTGTCGGCCACTTGGAGACTTTTCTGAACCAATACGCGGTTCCACAGCTAACTTCAGAAGATCAAGGAAGCGATTCCGAGCTTTTCTATAAAGGTTTGTTGGCTGATCTTCGCCATATGCTCGTGTTCTCGGAAGTTGCTTATGAGAAACTTGGCGTAGCGCTAAGACGTCCTAATTTCGATACTGATTTCGCTGAGCGTGGACTATACGACGTGTATCATCAATGTGTTAATGCATTCTTTTATCCGAAGAACGAATGCTATTCCGAAGATGGCCGTTACGCATACACAGGGCAAGATGCGATCCGTTTCCGCAAGAAGCCAATCCGTGCAGCGCGTGACATCGTACTTACGATTTCCAAAATTTTCGAAGAGCTTCGCGATGATCTTTCGTACTACGAAAGCGACTATATGACTCAGCGCCGTATGCAGGGTCAAAAATAA
- the rpoD gene encoding RNA polymerase sigma factor RpoD, translating into MANDQHTELDTEQKLELVKEQLIEHGKKRSSLTYKEIMEKLSPFDQDPEQIDEFFEQLDDIGIEVVNENDEDQPIGNRDDQEREHDDFNFDDDLALPPGIKINDPVRMYLKEIGRVPLLSADDEVELAKRIENGDEEAKRRLAEANLRLVVSIAKRYVGRGMLFLDLIQEGNMGLIKAVEKFDHTKGYKFSTYATWWIRQAITRAIADQARTIRIPVHMVETINKLVRVSRQLLQELGREPSPEEIAAEMDLSTEKVREIMKIAQEPVSLETPIGEEDDSHLGDFIEDQEALAPADAAAYELLKEQLEDVLDTLTEREENVLRLRFGLDDGRTRTLEEVGKVFGVTRERIRQIEAKALRKLRHPSRSKRLKDFLE; encoded by the coding sequence ATGGCGAATGATCAACATACTGAACTGGATACTGAACAAAAGCTGGAACTCGTCAAGGAACAGCTGATTGAACATGGGAAGAAAAGATCCTCCTTAACGTACAAAGAGATCATGGAGAAACTGTCCCCGTTTGATCAGGATCCGGAGCAAATCGATGAGTTCTTCGAGCAACTCGATGATATCGGCATTGAAGTGGTAAATGAGAACGACGAGGATCAGCCTATAGGCAATCGGGACGATCAGGAGCGCGAGCATGACGACTTCAACTTCGATGATGATTTGGCATTACCGCCTGGTATCAAGATAAACGATCCGGTTCGAATGTATTTGAAAGAAATCGGACGTGTGCCGCTGTTGTCGGCTGATGATGAGGTGGAGCTTGCCAAACGGATCGAGAACGGGGATGAAGAAGCGAAGCGCAGACTCGCTGAAGCAAACCTAAGGCTCGTCGTTAGTATCGCGAAACGTTATGTTGGACGAGGAATGCTGTTTCTCGATCTTATCCAAGAAGGCAATATGGGTCTTATTAAAGCAGTTGAGAAGTTCGATCATACCAAGGGCTACAAGTTCAGTACGTATGCAACCTGGTGGATCAGACAAGCGATCACGCGCGCAATTGCTGACCAAGCCCGTACGATTCGGATCCCTGTTCATATGGTGGAGACGATTAATAAGCTCGTCCGAGTATCCCGTCAATTGCTGCAAGAGCTAGGCCGCGAGCCGAGCCCGGAAGAAATTGCGGCAGAGATGGATCTGAGCACAGAAAAAGTACGCGAGATTATGAAGATCGCGCAAGAACCGGTATCGTTGGAAACTCCGATTGGGGAAGAAGACGATTCGCATTTGGGTGATTTCATCGAAGATCAAGAGGCACTTGCACCAGCAGACGCTGCTGCGTATGAGCTCTTGAAGGAACAGCTGGAGGACGTGCTGGATACGCTCACTGAGCGTGAAGAGAACGTGCTTCGACTTCGTTTCGGTCTTGATGATGGTCGTACTCGCACGCTTGAGGAAGTGGGCAAAGTGTTTGGCGTTACCCGTGAACGGATTCGTCAAATCGAAGCGAAGGCGCTTCGTAAGCTTCGTCACCCGTCCAGAAGCAAACGTTTGAAAGATTTTCTTGAATAA